From the Dermacentor variabilis isolate Ectoservices chromosome 5, ASM5094787v1, whole genome shotgun sequence genome, the window AACTGCTAACCCCGAGAAAGAGGTAACGAAGGCATCGCTTTAAAACACGATTTTCAAAATGTTATTCCACCCCATTCAAATGTAGCCATGGCAGCTACAAGTCGAACCCATGGCATCAGTTCCTCACACTCCCCGAACTGCCATGGCCACCGAGCCGCTATGGCAGGCGAGTAGGTTCGAGGAAGTACAGTGCATCAGTCTTTCTAAAATGAATGCAAATACGAGACACAGGACAGATAAATTTAAATGCCATTTATTTTTTGCCTTTCGGCCCACCACACAACATACCGTGGCCTTCTAAAGGTTAAGTGGGAAAATGGAAACATTTTCCTTATGAAAGGGCCTGCTATTAAGCGAGCACTCATAGGCCTTCTATAAAACATGCAATGTGAGGTAACATTAAAAAATAGCAGTATAACTTCTCATGATCACATCTTTTGCCAAAATAACTTACAAGACACTAGAGCATATGCGGTCACAGACTCTATAACACTATGCTTTTGGACTGCTTGCTTCGTGCATAAGTGACTTGCAAGTCAGTATGCGTTATGGTGAACTTCTAGGCACTTGAACGGGCAGTGAACGCTGTTGCAACCTTTTAGGCAGTGCACAACATTATAGAAGTCACTCTCAGATGTGGCAATAAATAGTTGGTGCAGGTAACAGGTATACTGGTATAACAACGCTGATATGACGGTTGGGAACTGCCGAATGCTTCTTTGCAATCACAGTTCAGTACAGTGCAGCAACCTTTCACCTAAACAGCATGACAGGTAAAAAGGTCAATAAATAGCACATGAGAAAATAAAGAGCACACACTACAGATATGATACAAAATACAAAACACAAGTCACTCACATGCTGACGATGTGTGTAAAGAGATTCATGCTCATACTACACAGCATTTGTAGACAGTCATTGGGTTGTAGCACATAAATGAAGAAACCAAGGCAGGGATGATGTAACAATTAGATTCCAATGCATTTTCTTTTCCTGCTTTGTCATTTGCCCGAGCAGCACTCCAACTATGGAATCACCAGCATCAGTCGATCACGAGCGGTAAATGAGCAGAAGAAAGCAGGATCAAATGAAAGGAATTCTTACATTATACCTGCCCCGGTTATTGTGCAAAAGGCTATCCCTGCAGCCCTTGTATATAAAGAGGCATTCAGCTCGTGGCCTTAAGTTTGTGGAGGCTGCCAAATACAATAACCAGTCCAGAAACTCTTCATGCTGCACATGGTGCGTATACAATGGAAtgtaaataaatatattgtgCTGCTTACACTGGTAACATGCAGTATATGAAGTCAAAAAGGGGCAAGCAAGTCCAAGTGTATATGCGCAACCCTTCCCTTACATCTGGTTAACATGAATTCACCAGAAAACCAAATAAAGGAAGTTGTTCTTAAAATGTGAGTCAATGTTAACTTCACCGGAGGCATATTTGCCTTTAATGTCGCTCTGAAATCTATAGTGCCCCCAGCACCAACCCTAATATTTTTTCTCCTAATTTCTCAATGTTGTTGCCAACATTGAAAGAAATTAGAATATATTTCAAATTAATTGCCACTGATGAAATGATACGccatttttcaaaatattttggcTGCTGCACTTTGAAAAGGGTTATACATGTAGTAAGAACCACAGCTTCCAATACAGACGTGACTATGCTGTCTGTTGCATACAGGTATGCGACATTCTTTTGAAAGTAACAAATCTGGGGTTTCATCACAAAATACACACTACCTAAActtggtataaaggttataaatagggataaggtgcctcagaaaggctggccgatgtttcgataggaggacctatcttcatcaaaggtggcctcgtcatcctcggcaggttAGGTTTAACGAGCTAGTGTGGTGACATCACATTCAGTCGTTGTCGGCTggctgtaaagggagagactgaaaagaaaatgagcgaTGTCGTTTGATGGCTCTAGGCGTGGTTTCTAAGATGAGAGGACAGGAGCGAAACAGTGGGaaggcggcagaaaaaaaaatttgagaaaGAGGACATGGGACGGTAGGGTGTTGGGGGAGCAAGAGGTTAGGGAGCCTTCAGAGATGTGTAAGAGTTGCCGAAGATGATGAGGCCACCTTGCCACCTTTcatgaagataggtcctcctatagaaacattggccagcctttctgaggcaccttatccctgtctATAACTTTTATACTatgtgtgctactccatctgtcggcCCTACTTTGTGATATTGGATTACGGTATCTAAACTATGATTCAGAAGTATGCACAGATTGATGTGTTTGTTTTGGCAAAGAATATGGTACACACCAAGAATAATTAGAAATAACTTACATTAACTTAATTCCCACACAAAGAATAAAGCttgcttttatttattcataACATTAAATTTGCCCAAAGCGCATTATTGTAAGGTGTGTGCAACATTCTGTTCAAGCTTCTCCCCATACAGGTGTGCACAGATGTCTATTATTGGGGCTGACAGCATTCCCACATCTGCTTTTCAGTACTTTCACTGGCTCACATTAGCTCACGAGGTGCTAGCTGTAAAGTTAACCAGTGTCTCAGATTGAGCCAATCAAGAATATTTTGTCACAAGAATGAATGAACAGGAAATTTTCACTCACTGTTTGCTGCCTTTAACACCATGCGACACTGTCCCAAATTACTTCTCATTTATAGTCATCTGTAAGTCCTACATAAAACCAAATGATAAGACGAAAATCTGCACACACTTCAAAGGGTTTGGACGGTATCGCTGCCACTGTTTGCTTCTCAGACCGAGTTCCTGTCTTTTATGAGAAAATGAACACAAGAAAGTATATCATTACGAACAGTCGTCACATCTACATTTCACGCCAACCTAGCTGCCATTTAAATTAATGTCACTTTTACCTTAATAGGCTGTGCAATTAGCGAGCGTTTCTCATCTCTGCCAAGCAGCTCAAACTAAAAAAATGTCGGTCGAAATGCTACGTGCATGCTTATGCCGAGCCTTTTAGCCAACACTACATATAACAGTGCGACTTTTCTGGTGGAACTATGATGGGAGCCAGGTCAGATTTGCAttcacgtgcgcctaaatctCTGAGTGAGCAGCCCACAACAATGAGGCACAGCAGAACTGCCACTAATGCCACTCCAGCTATGGAACTGTGGAACGCCAGAGCTGCACGAGCACCTTGTTCCCCTCGCTGGGCCCATGCCTGCAGGCTGTTTCCTAAAACTTCGCGGGCCATCAACAGCAGTGCAAGCTGCTGCTTCACTTCTTCTAGGAACACCGGCGCGAGCTTGGCCTTCCGGGTTCCGCCCGCTGCCATATCCTCAGCCAGGTCATCCAAGGCAGTTGTGGGCCTCCTTTCCTGCAGTTGCGCCCAGCGTGCGCGAGCACGTGGCCCAAGGTGAAAGGCAGTTTCAAGCAACTCCTGGCTTACTGCACCCAGGCCAGCATACTCAGTGACATTTACATCTGCTGCTGAGCGCACATAAATGGTGCCCAAGGCTAGCTGGCCCATCCTCATGGACATACCTCGAACAAAGAGCGCATGCGCCAGGGTTGCAGACGGTTCATCTGGTGAGTTAGGAAATAAGTGTCGGTGCAGAAGGGTGTTGCACAGGGAAAGGTAAAATGAAGAGGTGTCCAGAGGAGAAGTGAAGTTACGTCTGACAGTCTGGCGAAAAACAGTCAAGCGGGCTGTTGTGCCAACGTCTGGTGATGTGGATGCAAGCACATCGTCGGTGACTCGCCAAGTCAAGGCCAAGGCGCGCTGGTCAGCACTGGACTCTCCTGGAGAACTGTCTGAGAGCAGCCAGTCTACTGTTGACACTGGAGAAACGAGAAGCAGAAAAATTAAGTAAGCCGAAAGTCCTGCATGCAGGAGAGACTGAATTTGTAAACCAGTAATTGGCAACTCATACTATTGAATGCTGACAACATGTGCGGTATGCATATAACTTTATGACTGATAAGGGCCCTGTTACCCTTATCTGGAACCAAATGTCCTTGTAAACAGCAGCTTTAAACAGTGCAATACAGGACACAGCAAATTAAGGAAACACACGGCAGAGCAACGTCCTGTGTTTTCTTTGCCGTGTCCTTTGTCACGCTGTTTAAAGCTGTTGCTTACAAGAGGTACCAACCAAGCCAAATGAACACGTTGTTAAATGCCCTCCATACATGGCTACATAGATGTACAGATGTCAAAAAAGAATGTTCTTTTACCCATTTCGTGACCCAAAGCAAAGGTAACTTTGGCGATATCCTCGTGCATCTTCAGCGTCCGTAATGCTGCCTTGGAACTGGTATCGTCCTGTACAGAGCAGGGTGTGGATGAATGAAAGAGCTTCTGATAAGCTTGTAACTGTGCAAGAGGCAACTTCACTACGACATATACAAGAGCAGCACTGCATCTGCAGCAAAACTAATAGTGCACCAAAACGTCTCAATACCTTGAGTGTCTTGGATATCAGCACACCAGCCAGGACAGCTGTCCAGATGACTAAGAATCCCAAAGAGAGCGAGACGAACGCCAAATGCCTTTGCGACTGGCGACTTAGCTCCACAGACGTCATGGTAGTATGCCTGCAAGAAATCAGTACACGTTAGCCAAGCCTTCTAACTAATAAAATCAAGCAGCGCGCGATACCGCCACTATTTTAACGATTGACTGATCGAGCGGAGGCGCGAGTTTCAGCACAGGATGGTCAAAGTCCATTTCAAGAGTAATTTGATTACGATCTGCGTGATAGTAGTTAGGTAATACGGTGCAGAAGCCAAACCATAGGAGAAAAATAGCATCAATGCCTGGAGACGGCGCGAAACTATAAGAAACACGGAGCTGGGTCCAGCAGTACTCTGAATACTGTTTCCTGCAGACATGTCACGCATTCTGTTGTGTGAAGCCATCTACTAACAGAAAGAAAAGTTATACACACGTGAAGTTCATAACATGAGCTATATTACGTACCGTACAATTACTTGGTGAAAGTAGGAGCGCAAGAGATTACGGTACTCGCGTAGGCCACAGACGGAGAAACCAACCAAGCGCTAAAAAGCAAAAACAGGAACCAAAACACAACAGACAGGAAGCGGCTCGGCTCGGTGGAGGAAAAAGGGGAGGtcggtttttgtgtgtgtgcagctGTCAAGGCCCCAAGGCTGCAGCCGGAGGTTGTTGAGTTATTAGTTTTATAAGAACGTTGCTTTAATAGTAAGGTCTATTTTTAAATAACATTCACTCAGCTTATAGAAGTATTAGGTATTTTGCTTGCTACAGCTCACCACCGAATAATTATTGGCACAATTTTAGCCTAACTTTGACCGAAACCGCTAGCTTTCCTGGCCACGACATTTCCCGCCATCTCAACTCGCGGCGCATGACGGGATCCATCCGTGTTCAAGAAACATGGCGGACAAAGAGGATGAGCCGACGATCGCTCAAGACTTGGTTGTCACCAAGTACAAAATGGCTGGAGAAATGGTCAACAGtacgtttcattttttcttttcttgggcATTTTGTTTGGCGGAGCATTGAAAAGTTTGCACTAACTTTTTGTCTTCTCTCGCCGCCCACGGCTCCCGGCCACATGTGGAGACATGGCAACGTGTTTTGTTGCTCCAGGCGAGCCGCGCCTGTATAGTTTGCTCATTCTGTAAATCAGCTTAGCGTTTGTGCTGCCAGACCTACGTTCCTGTTTCAGTATCTTAAGATCTTTATATTTAATAAACCTGTATGTTTTGTGGGATGTGGATTCGACGCTTGGCCGGCGCGTTTCGCTCCCAAAAAGGAACGTGGACGTTCTGCCTCGGAATTCGGTTTCTGAGAGCTCTATCTTGGAGTAGCAGTGGTCAGAATTGTTTAATCATATTGTAACTTCTGGTAAGCTGCGATCTCTTCCGTGCTCGTAGTTGTGTGTCATGGGCCATAACCGTTAAGGAACTGCGAAGTCTCGTTTCTGGGTCATCGCAGCCGGCAAGGCCGAGAAATATGCCGTATGGCTGTTAAATAGCCCGCGCTCACAATACAAGTCGAAGTGTTAACACACTTACATTAGCCTTTTTTATGCCTTAACATGCTCTCTTAGCAACTCCTCTAAATTGTGGTGTAGTTGAAAAAGTTTCGCACTTTCTCGATGGAACGCCGGCCATATGGCAGTTCTCGCGTGCCGACGCTTCAATTTTTTTGCCAAAGCTAGTTGGTTCAGTACGCGGTTGTCTCCAGAATTCGAACCACCAttgcttttatttttaatttttttcagaaattCTTAAACATCTGTTGACCATGTGTACAGCTGGTACATCTGTACTCGCCATTTGCGAAGAAGGTGACAAGCAGTTGAACGAAGAAACGAGCAAAGTGTTTAAGAAGGAGAAAGAGCTGAAGAAAGGTATGCATTGTTTTACAAACCTTACCTAGCTGGTGCTGCAAAGAGGCATTGGCCACGATGACAACTCATTTTTATGCAGCAGTAATATGAAACTTTCATTCATGCATGGGAACTTCCTTCTTGCATAAGAGATCTCACGGGATGACAAGGCTAGGGAATTTTTACTTTTGTttaaataaatgcaaattcagtGTTTGTCGTAAGGACTTCGTTGCACTAGTGTAGCCTTTAGTTAAACTGATTAACATGCCATATTCAAGAAACCTGACCATATGTTATGTAGCTTTCAAGGTTACTGTGTGCTAGTGTTGAGATTACATCTTCTGATTGAAATTTGCCCATGTCTGCAGGCATTGCTTTTCCCACCTGCGTTTCGGTAAACAACTGCATCTGCCACTACTCCCCACTCAGGTCTGACACCGAGTACATCCTGAAAGACGGGGATGTAGTCAAGCTGTAAGTATTAaaattctctctctctgaaaCCACTACAGAGGTCTCGTCATGCTTGCAGTGCATTTATTCGGTTTCTGCCTGTTGTGTGGTGCTTGCATTTCCGCTTACTTAATATGTATGTTGTTTACCTGCAAGCAACATGCTGGCATATCTTCACATCTGCTGTGGAAGCATTAGCTGAAGACTCAAGCTAAAATGGTGTTGGTCTGGCCCACTGCAGTGGCGCAGCGGTGCCATGTGTCTTAAAGAGAGTGAATTtgaacaaaatgcaaaaaagacaACCTTTTGGGCACTTAGTGTACGTCCAAAAAAAGGAAGCCTAGGTTTTGCTTAAAATTGCATCCAGCGCTCACCACTATGGCATCGCTACGTACAGCTCACTCTATACGTCGGCAATGTAAGCAGATACTCATACGAGCTCAGCAATATTTTTTGCAGGCTCTGTACTCCCTCGTACTCGTGCACTCATGCTTGTCTGTACTCACATTCCTACTCGTGTTCATATTCACTTTCATTCACGCTTACCAGGACCCGCTCACTCTCAGTTTTGCATCCACTGTCCCTTTCCGACACTCGCTTGCCTACATAGTCGCAGACCACCCTGATTTACGATCATATACACGTCCACTCACTTTTCATGACTCACTAACGCTTCGGCTGTCACGTGGGAGCATTGGTCACAACTTCTCACTAAATTTTTGTTGCTCTTGGTCAGTGCTCTCCTTTATTCATCCTGCTTCTTCCTGACCGTATGGATTCCGTCAAACCCTGGATTGCACTAACGCTCATCTCGCACCACTGAAGATAGTGTTGAGCGAATTGCCAACCCATTGCCCTACTTTAGGATGCAAAGCACTTGTCTGGTGTAGTCGAGGGCTCGGCTCCGGACTAGCGATGTCTGGCACATATCTGTTAGCTTTTAGTGCTATGACAATGCGTGCAACATTGTGTGCTGAACTGCAGACATACACAGAGGGAACGTGGATGCTTTGGGACTCGTAATGGTGACTCAGTGATTACACGTTTTTGTTAAACTTCTGACCATGAAGGGCTGACAGTCATAGCTGCACCTCAGCATTATCATAGGTGCTAGCTCTTGCATTTCCTCCAAGGCAGTGGTCACACCGTGTCAACACCACAGGTTGCACACGCACTCCTTCACAAGAGAGGATGGTTCACACCATGACATCTGCCTCTATGATGTTTTGTTATTGTGTATAAGTAACCTTACTTAAACTTAGTTGTCATGCTTCCTATTACCTCTGTTGTACGAGCAACTTTTGCGTTGTTACCATTAAttttgtgccttctttcattTTGGCTTGTCCTGCATGTTTCGTGTGATTACAGGGATCTAGGAGCGCACATCGATGGTTTTATAGCGGTTGTGGCACACACAGTCATCGTGGGAGCAAGCCTTGTAAGTATGCCATCTGCTGTCTTGGCCGTGTGCAGCACTGACCAAAACTGCCAGGGCTATTCTTGTACATATACAATGCATATatgtttttgattggaatgactgatagcgccgactgtaatgcttgtggtgccgaggaaactatagaacatctactgtgctactgcccatcttttcaaaacgaaagacatgacctctgcacaggtctcaatcagctagatagaacacgttcaccttgaagaagatcttgggaccatggcctcgcatattgcagctacaaaaggccacaaaagctctgctgcgatatttgaaggctactggattgagtcagcgtctgtgatccggactgagtgaccgaacgatatacccactagactttctcttcttcttttaatctttccatttccttttccccagtgtagggtagccaaccgggctcagtcctggttaacctccctacctttcctttatcatttgctctctctctctctctctcgtacatGTGCTACACAAACACCCAAAAAAATGGATTGGAGGATGGCCTCTAATGTACCTTAATCGGTAAAGCACTGTACGCTTAATGCTGGAGATGAGGACTTGGCTTCTACCTGTGACATGTTgtctttcattttccctttaccttattatttctttattaccTTATTATTATTTCAGTGAAACATAATTCATTTCCCCCATGCTTTCTCTTGCTTTATGTCAGttcatatacagtaaaacctcgttaaaccatacccacttaaacagtagtttcgtattaaaagtagtaaagtcaaatccctaactcagcggccattgaacataatgggttttgtatccgcataaactgtaccagcttattgcgtacgtatcgatCAAAACGCGTTTCAGCTTTTCGTCGCGTAAACATGCggtgcgccgtctccatcgggcggcccggcagaacaagcctcagagattggaacaacggcctccaagtgccctggcgtttgcgcgtgaagccacatcaacatcaacatcatttcgacgccgtgccaaagagcgttatggcgtcgtgcaaacGAGGACTCGCGTTGTtctgaagctcggataaaaaagacgccgggtgctcagcatagaagaaaaagtagacatcgtccgtgctatcggacgggacacgaagaagtcggcactggcacgcAACAACGATCTGCTATTGACTattggcatttggaatgcgaagaagttgcttggcagcgctgctgcgaccgcgaagacatgtcggctatgaggttcgacttttcaccatcgttgcctgtgttgttgccgaagtgtcgactagcgacagtgatgaggacgacatggaaaacaACAGCATGGGCGACTCAGGCCCGACAGTGACATAAGCtgtgcgttacgtcagcctcatgaatgcaatcatcgcgacgagaacaggggcgcgataacctAACTCTATTCCAAAAGAAAAGtatccaaactccggcacccggcaatgaaaaaggcgcccccgggacttctgcagcactactgcgcacgtacacggagaatacgtaacggcaacgaggaatctgccatgcgagtgtttgccaagaagagggagCTGActtgaaaagctggcacgcagcttcagtaagtttgaggccgctttCGTCGTCGTGCTGGGCCACCGCGGCATCAAaccaaaataacacttttgtcacgcgaaatgaataaatactgcatgtttgtttcccctttcatcgcactctctctgagttccgttttcgacaggtacaGTGCTCACGGATTGAAATAGGACACGGAGCATTTTGTACAACCCTACATATGTGCAAAGTACGCGAGAGCACAATGTCATGTCGTTAGGAATTTGGTCACCAAAGGTGACGAGGGCTCCGATGTGTGTGTACGCGCCAGAATTACGTCGATGTGACACGAACTGCAGCCGCTTGAAGCGAAAGTATGCGCATTACTTAGCCCTAAATTGAcacgtttcattccgtgagcactgtacatggatgatctcatgctattttggttaaacaGTACTTCCACTTAGcatgtactttttccgagctctggccaactatgATTAAACTAGTTGCAACTAGAAAAAAATTGAGTTCCTCGGATTCCCTTATTCTTCTGTAGTCTTTTAGCAGTTCTTTGCTTTGCTGTTATTGCTTGTTGCTTCtgaagtttatttttatttaaagatTTTAGCTGCAGTGACTTTCTCGTTTCGGTAAAAACTACAAATCTTGTGTCTTGTTTGCCCAACTGTGTGACCTGTGCATTCATTTTAACAGGATAACAAGGTGAAAGGCAGGAAGGCTGACGTCATCAAGGCTGCCTACTATGCAGCCGAGGCTGCTCTACGACTTGTCAAGCCTGGTAGTGAGGTATGTGGGCTCTACACCACTG encodes:
- the LOC142582718 gene encoding uncharacterized protein LOC142582718, giving the protein MTSVELSRQSQRHLAFVSLSLGFLVIWTAVLAGVLISKTLKDDTSSKAALRTLKMHEDIAKVTFALGHEMVSTVDWLLSDSSPGESSADQRALALTWRVTDDVLASTSPDVGTTARLTVFRQTVRRNFTSPLDTSSFYLSLCNTLLHRHLFPNSPDEPSATLAHALFVRGMSMRMGQLALGTIYVRSAADVNVTEYAGLGAVSQELLETAFHLGPRARARWAQLQERRPTTALDDLAEDMAAGGTRKAKLAPVFLEEVKQQLALLLMAREVLGNSLQAWAQRGEQGARAALAFHSSIAGVALVAVLLCLIVVGCSLRDLGARECKSDLAPIIVPPEKSHCYM